A segment of the Lactobacillus sp. ESL0700 genome:
CTTACAGGTACGTCTTTTTACACTGAAAACGTGTAAACTCTTCATAGCTTACATTTTTCTTAGACAAGCAACAAAATTGTTAACTGCATTGCAGGGTGTGTTAGCTGAATTAGTTAAACTATTTAAGTAGTGTATTCATTAAGTAGTGTATTCAGCAGCTTAGATTTTCTAAGCTGCTTTTTGTATTTTATAATAGCGGAATGCCGTGCTTGGCGCATGTCGTAACCATTTCTTTAGGCCAAATGCTGGCTTGCACTTCGCCAATATGAGCTTTGCCTAGTAGTAACATGCACAGGCGCGATTGGCCAATGCCGCCACCGATTGAGTAAGGCAATTCGCCCTTTAGCAGCAATTGGTGGAACGGTAATTGTTCACGGTCAAGGCAGCCGGCCTTTGTTAGTTGCTCGTGTAGACTTTCGGGACTAACGCGAATTCCCATTGAAGAAATTTCCAGCTTTTGTTTGAGTGGCTCATACCAGAAGATCAGGTCGCCGTTTAATTGCCAGTCATCGTAGTCTGGTGCACGACCGTCGTGTGGCTTACCACTATGGTTTAATTTGTCGCCAATCTTCATTAAAAAGACGGCCTTTTCTTCCTTGGCAATCTTGTTTTCACGTTCCTCTGGGCTGATGTCTGGCCAGCGGTCTTCCAACTCTTGCGTGGTAACGAAGTGGACCTCATCAGGCAGGCGGTAAGTAGAAGCTGGGTAACGCGAGGCGCATTCAGCTTCAATCTGTTTAATCGCTGCGAAAATCTTGTTGACGGTGATTTCTAGAGTTTCGCTAGTACGGTCTTCCTTGCTGATGACCTTTTCCCAGTCCCACTGGTCAACATAGATGGAATGGAAATTATCCATTTCTTCATCGCGGCGGATGGCGTTCATGTTAGTGTAGAGCCCTTCGTGCATTCCAAAGCCGTACTTCTTAAGCGCCATGCGCTTCCATTTGGCAAGTGAGTGGACAATCTCAATTGTATCGTCCTTGGGCATGTCTTTGGCATCAAAGGCAACGGGGCGCTCCACGCCGTTTAGATTGTCGTTTAAGCCCGTGTCTTTTTCGACAAACATTGGCGCCGACATCCGTTGTAAGTTAAGCTTTTGCGCTAAAATGGTTTGGAATCGTTCCCGAATAAAGACGATTGCTGCTTCGGTATCGCGAATTGTTAAAGTTGGCTGATATTTTTCTGGTAAAATCAAAGTCATGGTTAGTTACCTCCAAAATTGGGTCAAAGAAAAAAGCCCTTTGTCCGATTGATAATTCAATAGGACGAAAGGCTTTTTCCGCGGTACCACCTAAATTGCTCAAAACTTGAGCCAACTCATGAAGCACTAACATGCTTCACCAGCGTGGTAACGTACTGGGGACGACGCAACTTACTCTTCGAAAATTTCGGTGCGTTGCTAAAAGGGTTTTTCGATAATTCAGGGTCTGGCGCATTCACACTAGCTGCACCTCACTGAGTAGAGATAAATTATTTACTCGTCTTTGTCATTGCATTTATATTAAATGATATTTAACACTCTTTTTAATAAAATTGCAAGCAAAAATTAATTATATTCACAATGACTATCGAAATTAAGCCACTCTGTTATAATAATAAAGAATAATAGCGAGGAGAATTTTTATGGCAAATTCGACATTTTTTTATTTTCTTTTGGATGCAGTACTGCTTGGTTACAGCTGCTACAGTTGGTTTTGGCAAGCTAGTATTGATTTGAAGGGACATTATCGGACTTCATCAATTGTTTGGACTGTGCTAATTATTTGGGCTGGTTTTGCATGGGAGTTCTTGGAAAAGAGTGACCCGGGCTTGAGTATGTTCCTCGCCATCTTTTTATTAATGGGAATTATTGATGGTTTCTCCGGTTTAGCGCCGAAAAGAGCGGTGGTGTCGGGTTATTTTAGGCGGACAATTGCTTATAAAGATATTGTGATGGTGACCTTGATTAAGGTGCCGAAGCTCAAGAAGAAAATGGTAATTTGTATTTTGACAACGAAAAGGCACCAACAATATTACCTGCGTTTTTCTAAAGAAGTGACGCAGATTATTGCTGCTCTGAAAAAGCGCATTGGCCACAACGTTCAGATTGAAGTGCAAGATATTTTATAAAAAAAGCCACGCACGAAGGCATGACTTTTAAGGTTAAGCTTTTACAGATAAATGTGAAAGCTTATTTTTTTAATTATAAAATCGGGGACAACATCCGCGAAAAACTCTGCAAGGTGCGCAGCCAGCGACCTTGCTTTGCAATCATCTCTGGCGAAAGCAAGGTTGACTGCTTCATATCTTCTTCAAAGGCATGGGCCACTTCACTAGTAAAGTTTTTATCATAAAAAATCGCGATGTCCTCAAAGTTAAGGTCGTAGGAACGGTAATCTTGGTTCATCGAGCCGACAGTTGCAATATCATCATCAACCACAATTGTCTTGGCGTGAATGAAGCCGTGATTGTAGATGTAAATTTTGACGCCGTAACGCGATAGTTCATTGGCGTACCATTGCGTTGCCCGATAAATGAAGGGGTGGTCTGGCTTGCACGGAATCATAATCCGCAAATCAACGCCCGACATGGCGACTGTCTGCAGGGTCGCGAACATGGCATCATCGGGGATAAGGTAAGGCGTTTGCAGCCACAGCCGTGTTTTAGCTTGCGACATTAATTTCATGACGCCGTTACGCATGTTGGCGTTGTAATGGTCCGGGCCATCGGAGACAATCTGCGTGGCAACATCGCCGGGGTGGATTTCGTTCTCATCTAAGTCGGGAAAGAGTAGGTGGTTAAAGGTAATTAATTGGCTATCTTTTTGAATTGAAGCATTCCAATCCATGACGAAACGTTCCTGAAGTAAGAGTGAAGCCGAACCAACAATGCGAACCTGACTGTCGCGCCAATAGCCGAATTTCTTTTTTCGGCCTAAATATTGGTCGCCGATGTTAAACCCGCCGGTCCACGAGATTTTACCATCAATAACTACAATCTTGCGGTGCAAGTGGTAATTAATCCGGTACCGTGTAATCATGTTGCGTGATGTGACGAAGGGCAAGACTTCTCCGCCGACTTGGCACAATTGGTTGAACCATGACTTGGTTGCCCCCATTGACCCCCAAGCATCATAAAGGACGCGGACGCGGACGCCCTCGCAAGCCTTTCTAATTAATAAGTTCAAAATTTCATTGCCAATATCATCGTTATAAAAGGTATAAAATTCTACGTTAATGGTTTCGCGAGCGTTTTTAATATCCTTAATCATGTCGGCAAACATTGGCTGACCGTCAGTATAGAGCTTGACCTGGTTGTTCTTACTTAGTGGCGACTCACCTTGGCGGTCGAAGAAGTGAACGACCATTTTGGCCTTGTTAGACGTATCGGATGAGCTAATCTTCTTTGGCGCCTTAGTAATTGACTTTTGCACATTGCGCAGCCCGATGTGGTGCTGTTTATTAATGGCAAAAATATTTTCTTGTGAAATTCCTCGGCCAAAAAAGCCGTACAGTGTCATCCCGATTACGGGAAAAACAAGCAGGATAATTAGCCATGCCCAGGTTGTCGAAACCGACCGCCGTCTGTGAAAGACGATGTAGAAGGCAAGAATAGTGTTGGTAATAATGATGATACGCGCAATGTCACGAAGTAGACTCACGGAAATCCTCCAGAATAATAGAAAGTTACTGTGTTAAGCCGATAAATTTATCGACGATCTTGATAACGAACGGATTATCATGCATCCAGCTGTGCTCGGCGTATTTTTGCCCACGGATTTCAACTTCGTGGTATGAATGGGCACCGGGTGCCAGAATGTAGCGAATGCTTTTAGCGGAAATAACGGAAATAAACTTGTCGCTATTGGTGTTGTCAAGGACGTTACCATAAATGTTTAAAACGGAAATGTCGGGGTTGAACCGCTTGCGCCTGAGCAGCAGGTAGATGTAATGTGGGTTAATCACGTTGGGGCGGCCGTTGGCATTAAGGCCGTTAACGTTCGGGATGTCGCCCATATAAGTCACACCGTCAAAGGGCCCGGCAATAAAGGCGCACTTGGTCAGCCGCGGGAAGTTCTTCTTGCGGTAGGTGCGCATCTCAGTGCGGACAACGCACGGGCAAGCGAGTGAATGAGCGACGGCCATATAATTTTTAAAGTGAAATTTTTGTGCTAAAAAGGGCAGCAGCATCCGCAAATAATAGTCAATCGCGTACACGCCGATTAGCCGCTGCCGAAAGACCACTTGGACGATGGGGTTTAAGTCGCCGGTCCAGGTGCCCTCGAGTTTAAAATTACCTAGTAAATCAATTGTCACCTTGAGATACTTAGGGTTATCCTTATCTTTTAGAGCCTGCTTAATCATAACGTTGGTTGTGTAGTCGCCGCCGCGAAAACCGTGAAAGTAAAGCACGGGAACTTGCTTAAAGTCGCCGAGCTTTTCTTCAATCACGGCATGATCATCGACGTGCTTTTTGTGCAGATGCAGCAGAGGCCTAGTTGGTGCAATGCTGGCCAAAATCGCCAAAGCGAGCATATTAAACCTACTGGGTTCTTCAGATAGATTATGTTTGCGGTTCTTTTCCGCTTCTTCCTTATATTTTTTGGTATTGAAGAACATTACGCTCACCTTTAAAATAATAATTAATTATATTCTAACATTGCGAACAACTTTTTAGTAAATAATGAGGTACATATGAAATTTTATGCAGTAAAAAAGGGCCGTGTTCCCGGAATTTATCGTACGTGGGATGCAACCAAAAAGCAAGTTGATGGGTTTTCTGGGGCTAGATTTAAGTCTTTCAATGAGGAAGCTGATGCAATTGAATTTATTGGTGGAGATCCTAAAACAATCTATCGGCAAGGTAAAAATCATAAGGCTAAGCCTAAACCTAAACGCAAACCGGTTAAGCACGTAACTAATGTAAAGAAGCCTGCAGCCCCCTCAATTACTGCTAAGCATGTACTGCCCAAGAGTGAGGACACCTTGCAAAATGCAATCGCTAAGATTCAACGCTTTAGTGAACAGACCAAGATGCAGTCACCAAAGTCTGAGCCGCAAGTTAAGCAAGCAATTAAAAAAGCACCCGAGAAAAAAACTCAGGTGCAGAGGGATCAAACTTATTTTGCGACAATCTATACCGATGGCGGTACCCGCAATACCGGTAATTATAAGGGCGGTCACGTTAAGCCAACGGATAAGGCTGCGTGGGCTTACCTGATTGAATGGCAGGAAGCTGGAGAGCCTAAGTCAACTTATGGCACAAACGGCGAGTTTGGTGCCACCAATAATAAGATGGAATTGACCGCATTAATCGAGGCTCTTAAAAAACTGCTGGAACTCAACTTTAATACCAAGCCGCTCTTGTTTGTGCTTGATTCACAATATGTTTTGAACCCAATTACAAAGGGCTGGCTTAAAAGTTGGAAAAAGCGGGGCTGGAAGAAGAGTTCCAAGGGTGAAATTGCTAATTTAGCTGGTTGGCAAGAGCTAGATCGCCTGCTTGCCCAGTTTAGCAATCCCGAATTTGAGTGGACCAAAGGTCACGCCAATAATCGCGGTAATGAGTTTGTTGACCATACCTTGAACAAGTTTATGGATCAGATGTAATTATTTAATAGTAACGATGGTGCCGCCAAATAAATGACCGAAAAAGCTGGCAATATTATCCCAAAGCTGCTCAAACCAGTTGCGGTTTTCTTGTGTGTTAAGTTTATTAAAGATGTTTTTGGCATTCTTTTCGATTCCTTTAGAAAGGGTCGCTGCCTGTTCTTTAAAATTATGGTTCTTCAGAGCACCCGAATCGCGTACCTCGATTAGCACGTTAATAATTTGCTGCTTTTGGTTGTTATTAATTGTGTTGCCAAGATGATTAATATTAATTTGGTTATTAACAATATCATGGATTTGACTATCAGAAATGTTGTTGCCGATTTTGCCCATTTCTTGTTTGGCACCAGCAATTGCATTGTTTAATTGGGCATCGGTGTAGCCATCTTTGTTCTTGTTTTCCTTAGTGATTTTGCTTAAAGTGCCCATCTCATCTTGAGCGGCATTTACTTGGCTTTGGTTTAAATGGTCGCCGGTCTTGGCATAAGCGGCATAAACGCCGGCCAAAGCACCGGAACCATCGATTGGGGTGGCGCTGGTGACATAAATGTTGGCGTCAGCGATCCCCGCGGTTAAAGCGGCATTCTTGTATTGGTTAGCGGTAATGGTTGTAATGTTGTTACTGCCTTTATAATTTAAAATCTGCACGTTGATACCACTTCCACTGGCTGTCTTCTGGATCATGGCACTAGACCAGACGCCTGAACCGGTCGTGAAGTTATCGCCTGAAGGATTAAGGTACTTGACGAGGTCCTCACCGTTAATTGTAATTGTTTGGTAACTAGAACCATTAAGCGGCGCGGTTAAGGTCTTCAATGTCCCATCACGCTGTGGGTCGGTTAATGATGTTCCTAAACAAACTATTGGTAAATCGTCAGCCTTTACGACTTGCGGCTTTTGGGTAAATCCGCAGGCCGCGGCAAGTGTTACTAGCAATACTGTTATTATCGAAAATATTTTTTTCATAAGAATATTAACTCCTTTTTGATGTCTTAATTATAATAGGCGCTCATAGGAAAAGGTCAAGTTACGATTTCGTGTCGTTTATTTTACGTTTTTTTTAATTTCTTAGATGGTATAATGAACAATAATATTGAGGAGGACCTATGCTCGAGCAACCTGAATTAACTATCATCATGCCAGTGTATAATGTTGCTAAGTATCTAGCGCGGGCGCTAGATCACCTAGCCGTGCAAAATGACATGAACTTTAAGCTGCTGGTTGTCAATGATGGCTCAACAGATAATACACGTAAAATAGCGGAGAGTTACCAAGATAAGTTTCGCTATTTTAAAATCATTAATAAACCCAACGGTGGTCTGTCTGATGCCCGTAATGTCGGCTTAAAGAATGTCGATACGCCGTATTTTACTTTTCATGATGGTGATGATTGGGTTGATCCCGGATACACGGCCTTTTTTGTGCATGCTTTCCATGCTCATCCAGATGCGGCGATGGTTTCGTGTGGCTTTTGGCTGGATTATGAAAACAAGTCGGGGTCAATTGCGGCAACTAAAAAGGTTGTCCACGGGATGAAGAAAAAGTTCAGAACGTATCAACTGGTTAGTAACCCCCTTGGCTCGCTATTTAACAATCATATTTTGGCAACGCCAGTTAAGGGCTATACGTGGAATAAAGGTTATCGCATTGCCGTCGTGCGCCAGCATCATTTACGGTTTGTGGAAGACTTGGCGTTTATGGAAGACCAGATTTTCAATGTCCAGTACTTGGCATTGACCGAGGGTTTTTATTGCGATAGTCAGCCGCTCTATCATTATTGGCAGCGCAAGGATAGTATGGTGCACAATTTTAACCTCAAAATGATCCCAGATGACTTTAAGGCTAATTACATTGTAGCTAAAATTGTGGCTCGCAGTCTGTGGCATGAACATCATCAAAAACAGCAAGGCCAGCACTTAATTGAAGCAAGTGAGAGGGATCAACAATGAGAGAAAAGGTTAATGGCAACGAACTTTACTATAATAAACTAGGTCAGGGTGCACCGCTCTTGTTACTTCATGGTCACCACTTAGATGGTGGGATGTTTGACCAAGTTGTGGCACCACTATCGCTTTATTACACAGTCTATGTGCTAGATATGCGCGGTCATGGTCTAAGTAAGGGCGAGATTGCCGAGCATTACCAAACAGAAGTTGAGGATGTGGCGGCTTTTATTAAGCAGGTTAATATTCGCGGCTGTTATTGCTTTGGCTTTGATGCCGGTGGTCTTGTTGCCATGATGCTAGCTAGTCAGGATCAACATATTTTCAAAAAATTGATGGTTGCCAGTGTTTTTGTCAATGGCAATGGCATTCGGCCTTACCACTACTTAACAGAGGGCGTTTTACGGTATTTGCATTTTGACCGTGATAGTCAGGTAGAATTGACCGAAAGTTTTATGTCTGTTGATAGTCTGAAGGCAATAAAAATCCCAACTTACTGCGTTGTCGGTGAAAAGGATTGGGTCAAGGTTGAGCATGTGCGCTGGTACAGCCAGATAATTCCGCAAGGACAACTGCTCATCATGCCGCGGCAAAAGCACAATAGCTATGCAATAAATAGTTTTAAATTGTTAAATTTAATGGAAGACTTTTTCAAGTAAAGCGGGGATAAAACTCGGCTTTTTTTGTTAGAAATTACCCCTTTCCTAGTCAGGAAGAGTGTTTTTTGGTTATAATAGATGAAAAGATAGTATTTTTGATGAAGAGGTAGTTATGAACAAGGAAGAAATCTTGGAATTAATGCATCCAATGAAGCTAATTGGATTAGGCGGAAATCCAGCTTTAAATGAAAAAATCGCGGCAATTTTGAAAAAGCCGTTGATTGAAACAGCAGTCCAACACTTTAGTGATGGTGAAATTCAAGTAAATATCGGCGAAAGTGTCAGAGGCTGTGATGTCTTTGTTATCCAGTCAATTCAAGACCCAGTTAACGAAAACTTTATGGAATTGGAAATCACGCTGGATGCTTTGCACCGAGCTTCAGCCCACCGGGTTAATGTTGTGGTGCCATACTTGGCATACTCACGCTCGGACACTAAAACGCGGTCACGGGAACCAATTACTGCTAAATTAGTTGCTAACTTATTGCAATTAACGGGGATGGACCACTTAATTGCACTTGACCTTCATGCTTCGCAAATTCAGGGCTTTTATAATGTACCAGTTGACCATTTGCACGCACTGCCGCTTTTGGGGCAATACTTCTTGGACAATGGGATTGCAACTAAGGATGACGACGACTTAGTAATCGTATCGCCTGACCATTCCGGCGCTAAGTTAGCTCGGAATTTTGGCCAGATCTTTAATGCGCCAATTGCAATCGTTGACCAGCGCCGTGCTCGTTATGATGCAGATGTTCATAACATGATTGGCGATGTTAAAGACAAAAAGTGTATTGTCGTTGATGATTTGATTGATACTGGTTCACGGATTTCTTCGTCAACTAAATCAGTAATGGCTGCAGGTGCTAAAAAGGTCTATGTTGCGGCTACTCACGCATTATTATCTCAAGATGCGACAGAAGTTTTGAATGAGTTACCTATTGAGCAAATTGTTGTTACTGACACGATTAGACACAAGCATTATCCAGACAGAATGGTGCGGATTTCGGTTGATTTGCTTTTAGCGCGAGGAATAAATTGTGTTTATAATGACCGTTCAATGCACTTAATTAGTGAAAGTAATTTGAAGTAACTAGTATATAATAGCCCTGTGTTTTGAATATGCTAAAATTCTACTCTGGCAAAGGATGAATATAGCTTTAATATGTGACTTTTAGTTAAGTTCAATACCTTTTTGTTTATTTATTCCACATCATTGTTATAATAAAAACAAGATGTATAGGAAAACGGAGAGAGAAAATTATGGCAAGACGAAAGAATTATAAAAGAAGAAGAATCATTTTAAGTAACACATTTCACTTAATCAAAGAAAATGGAATGGATAAAGTTTCTTTTCAAATGATTGCGGAGAGATCTGGAATTTCTAAATCATTGCTGCAATCGTATTATTCACATAAGGCTAAATTGACCGATGATGTCGTTCGCAATCTGCTCGACACCTTGGACAGACAAGTTGAAAAATTTAATAAAACTAAAAACAGTGATATTTGTGCTCGGACTGATGCTTTTATTTATACAATTGCAAAATTGGGGATTTCTGATCGCGGCCTTGACCGGATCATTTCCGAAGCTTTTGAAAGTAATGAAACACTGGACAATTGGAGCAGAATGCTGACAGGCTGGATTACACAGAACCGGCTGTTTGCTGAAGACAAATACAATTTTGATGATGTACAAACAGGTATTGCCTTTGTTGTTACCGGTGTTGGTCGACTATATCGCGACCGTGATTTACATGGTCTGTCAGCTGAGCAGATGGCAGACTATGCAACTAGTGCATTGATGTACACTTTCTTGCATTGTTCAACTAAGCAAATCAAAAAGGCACTCAGTGATGGTCATAAGATTATTGCTTCAATCAATATCAAGAAGGTTCATCATGCAATTGATACTATGTTTGATGAAGGCAAAGAAATTGTGTGTTAGAAGGGAATAATATGACAAATGGCGCGCCAACTGGTTTGCGCAGAGTAAATCAAGAGCAGAACACCCAGTACAAAAAGGTGCTGTCCTTTATTATCTTCCTAATTGTGACGCTGATTATGGTTACTGGAACCTTTTTAAATCCTATGTTTATGAAAGGTCAAATTAGAACTAGTAACAATGATGCCGTTGTGGTTAGGCAAGTTAATCGTCATTTTGATACGCTGGCAGAAATGATTGGCGCTAATCAAGATGGTAGCTCGAATTTGTTAACCAGCAAGCAAACCCAGCCGATTGCTGATCACATTATTGATTACACGCTTGGCATTCACTTGTTTAAGTTTGATAATCTTAAGTTAGCCGAGCAAATTCTGCATGATATTAATTTAAATATCGATCAGGGCTCGTCTAGTGATGCGCAATTGGTACAGGAAAAATTAAAGAAGCAAGGAGATAATGCACCGTACGATGTTGTCGATGCTTTTAGCTTAAATACGATTAAAGTTGGTGCGAATATTGCACTGCTGCTACTCATTGTAAATATTATTATCATTGTGGTAACTCTTATTAGTCTGAAGTCGTTAATTGAAGAAATGATGACGATGATGCCTACTAAGATGCTCATTCATGATGTTACGGCTGCGGGAATGTGGGCTGGCTTTTGGCTGATTTTGTTTGCAGGGCTATTTGCCCTAATTCCAGTAGTATTCAATGTAGCGAACTTTGCAGTTTTAGGTTATTTGCTTGAGATAAGTAGCAGTATCTTTTTAGACTTTGTAATTGCTGGCGTCATTGTTTATATTTTAAGTACTATCCCTTGGGAAATTACTTCACCGAATAATTAATAAAAGATCCTGTTTACTTAAAAGCAGGACCTTTTTACGTGTTTACATTTTTTGTGCTGGATTAGGAGGAATAATGGCAGTTGAGTTTACGTTAGCGAGGCAAGCAGATTTACCCGCAATAGTTGCAATTTATAATCAAAATATAGCTAGTAAAAGTGTAACGGCGGATTTAGAACCTGTTAGTGTCAGTCAGCGGCAAGAATGGTTTAATGAGCATAATGAACGTCGGCCCTTGTGGGTGATTAAGGTTGATGGCCAGCTTGCAGGGTGGCTAAGTTTAGAATCCTTTTATGGTCGAGCAGCTTATCATGCAACAGTTGAAATTAGTATATACATTGATGCTAAGTTTCAACATCAAGGCTTAGGTACCAAGGCGCTCGCATATGCAGCTAAGCAGACTAAGCTCTTGGGCATTAATACTATCTTGGCTTATGTGTTTGGTACTAATAAGGCAAGTCAAGCATTATTTAAGGC
Coding sequences within it:
- the cls gene encoding cardiolipin synthase, with product MSLLRDIARIIIITNTILAFYIVFHRRRSVSTTWAWLIILLVFPVIGMTLYGFFGRGISQENIFAINKQHHIGLRNVQKSITKAPKKISSSDTSNKAKMVVHFFDRQGESPLSKNNQVKLYTDGQPMFADMIKDIKNARETINVEFYTFYNDDIGNEILNLLIRKACEGVRVRVLYDAWGSMGATKSWFNQLCQVGGEVLPFVTSRNMITRYRINYHLHRKIVVIDGKISWTGGFNIGDQYLGRKKKFGYWRDSQVRIVGSASLLLQERFVMDWNASIQKDSQLITFNHLLFPDLDENEIHPGDVATQIVSDGPDHYNANMRNGVMKLMSQAKTRLWLQTPYLIPDDAMFATLQTVAMSGVDLRIMIPCKPDHPFIYRATQWYANELSRYGVKIYIYNHGFIHAKTIVVDDDIATVGSMNQDYRSYDLNFEDIAIFYDKNFTSEVAHAFEEDMKQSTLLSPEMIAKQGRWLRTLQSFSRMLSPIL
- the asnA gene encoding aspartate--ammonia ligase encodes the protein MTLILPEKYQPTLTIRDTEAAIVFIRERFQTILAQKLNLQRMSAPMFVEKDTGLNDNLNGVERPVAFDAKDMPKDDTIEIVHSLAKWKRMALKKYGFGMHEGLYTNMNAIRRDEEMDNFHSIYVDQWDWEKVISKEDRTSETLEITVNKIFAAIKQIEAECASRYPASTYRLPDEVHFVTTQELEDRWPDISPEERENKIAKEEKAVFLMKIGDKLNHSGKPHDGRAPDYDDWQLNGDLIFWYEPLKQKLEISSMGIRVSPESLHEQLTKAGCLDREQLPFHQLLLKGELPYSIGGGIGQSRLCMLLLGKAHIGEVQASIWPKEMVTTCAKHGIPLL
- a CDS encoding glycosyltransferase family 2 protein, with the translated sequence MLEQPELTIIMPVYNVAKYLARALDHLAVQNDMNFKLLVVNDGSTDNTRKIAESYQDKFRYFKIINKPNGGLSDARNVGLKNVDTPYFTFHDGDDWVDPGYTAFFVHAFHAHPDAAMVSCGFWLDYENKSGSIAATKKVVHGMKKKFRTYQLVSNPLGSLFNNHILATPVKGYTWNKGYRIAVVRQHHLRFVEDLAFMEDQIFNVQYLALTEGFYCDSQPLYHYWQRKDSMVHNFNLKMIPDDFKANYIVAKIVARSLWHEHHQKQQGQHLIEASERDQQ
- a CDS encoding TetR/AcrR family transcriptional regulator gives rise to the protein MARRKNYKRRRIILSNTFHLIKENGMDKVSFQMIAERSGISKSLLQSYYSHKAKLTDDVVRNLLDTLDRQVEKFNKTKNSDICARTDAFIYTIAKLGISDRGLDRIISEAFESNETLDNWSRMLTGWITQNRLFAEDKYNFDDVQTGIAFVVTGVGRLYRDRDLHGLSAEQMADYATSALMYTFLHCSTKQIKKALSDGHKIIASINIKKVHHAIDTMFDEGKEIVC
- a CDS encoding GNAT family N-acetyltransferase, with translation MAVEFTLARQADLPAIVAIYNQNIASKSVTADLEPVSVSQRQEWFNEHNERRPLWVIKVDGQLAGWLSLESFYGRAAYHATVEISIYIDAKFQHQGLGTKALAYAAKQTKLLGINTILAYVFGTNKASQALFKAAGYQVYGHLPKVADMAGRLIDLDILGKKFN
- a CDS encoding alpha/beta hydrolase, giving the protein MREKVNGNELYYNKLGQGAPLLLLHGHHLDGGMFDQVVAPLSLYYTVYVLDMRGHGLSKGEIAEHYQTEVEDVAAFIKQVNIRGCYCFGFDAGGLVAMMLASQDQHIFKKLMVASVFVNGNGIRPYHYLTEGVLRYLHFDRDSQVELTESFMSVDSLKAIKIPTYCVVGEKDWVKVEHVRWYSQIIPQGQLLIMPRQKHNSYAINSFKLLNLMEDFFK
- a CDS encoding alpha/beta hydrolase, whose protein sequence is MFFNTKKYKEEAEKNRKHNLSEEPSRFNMLALAILASIAPTRPLLHLHKKHVDDHAVIEEKLGDFKQVPVLYFHGFRGGDYTTNVMIKQALKDKDNPKYLKVTIDLLGNFKLEGTWTGDLNPIVQVVFRQRLIGVYAIDYYLRMLLPFLAQKFHFKNYMAVAHSLACPCVVRTEMRTYRKKNFPRLTKCAFIAGPFDGVTYMGDIPNVNGLNANGRPNVINPHYIYLLLRRKRFNPDISVLNIYGNVLDNTNSDKFISVISAKSIRYILAPGAHSYHEVEIRGQKYAEHSWMHDNPFVIKIVDKFIGLTQ
- a CDS encoding ribose-phosphate diphosphokinase; translated protein: MNKEEILELMHPMKLIGLGGNPALNEKIAAILKKPLIETAVQHFSDGEIQVNIGESVRGCDVFVIQSIQDPVNENFMELEITLDALHRASAHRVNVVVPYLAYSRSDTKTRSREPITAKLVANLLQLTGMDHLIALDLHASQIQGFYNVPVDHLHALPLLGQYFLDNGIATKDDDDLVIVSPDHSGAKLARNFGQIFNAPIAIVDQRRARYDADVHNMIGDVKDKKCIVVDDLIDTGSRISSSTKSVMAAGAKKVYVAATHALLSQDATEVLNELPIEQIVVTDTIRHKHYPDRMVRISVDLLLARGINCVYNDRSMHLISESNLK
- a CDS encoding ribonuclease H family protein — translated: MKFYAVKKGRVPGIYRTWDATKKQVDGFSGARFKSFNEEADAIEFIGGDPKTIYRQGKNHKAKPKPKRKPVKHVTNVKKPAAPSITAKHVLPKSEDTLQNAIAKIQRFSEQTKMQSPKSEPQVKQAIKKAPEKKTQVQRDQTYFATIYTDGGTRNTGNYKGGHVKPTDKAAWAYLIEWQEAGEPKSTYGTNGEFGATNNKMELTALIEALKKLLELNFNTKPLLFVLDSQYVLNPITKGWLKSWKKRGWKKSSKGEIANLAGWQELDRLLAQFSNPEFEWTKGHANNRGNEFVDHTLNKFMDQM
- a CDS encoding DUF1002 domain-containing protein; its protein translation is MKKIFSIITVLLVTLAAACGFTQKPQVVKADDLPIVCLGTSLTDPQRDGTLKTLTAPLNGSSYQTITINGEDLVKYLNPSGDNFTTGSGVWSSAMIQKTASGSGINVQILNYKGSNNITTITANQYKNAALTAGIADANIYVTSATPIDGSGALAGVYAAYAKTGDHLNQSQVNAAQDEMGTLSKITKENKNKDGYTDAQLNNAIAGAKQEMGKIGNNISDSQIHDIVNNQININHLGNTINNNQKQQIINVLIEVRDSGALKNHNFKEQAATLSKGIEKNAKNIFNKLNTQENRNWFEQLWDNIASFFGHLFGGTIVTIK